From a region of the Anomalospiza imberbis isolate Cuckoo-Finch-1a 21T00152 chromosome 3, ASM3175350v1, whole genome shotgun sequence genome:
- the ENPP4 gene encoding bis(5'-adenosyl)-triphosphatase ENPP4, translating into MSSMLMLFFAGILLCSALSAGDLVPKLLLVSFDGFRADYLETYKLPHLQEFIEDGVLVKEVINAFITKTFPNHYTIVTGLYEESHGIVANDMYDADAKKKFSQFNDSDPFWWNEAVPIWVTNQQQGKGASAAAMWPGSDVKINNTTPHFFMKYNFSVKFEERVERIVEWLNSSDPVVNFAVLYWEEPDASGHKYGPSDTQNMRRVLEEVDKHVGFLMNKLKASGLWDTVNVIITSDHGMASCSAEKLIVLDECLGRSNYTLIDRTPVAAVLPRQNKEDVYNLLKNCNSHMKVYLKEEIPDRFHYRHHKRIQPIILVADEGWTIVQNESLSKLGDHGYDNALPSMHPFLAARGPAFRRGYSHGSLDNVDIYPMMCHVLGLAPRPHNGTFANTKCLLADQWCISVPEAIGIVIGVFMVLSTFTCIIIISKNRVAPSRPFARLQLQSDDDDPLIG; encoded by the exons ATGAGCTCGATGCTGATGTTATTTTTTGCTGGAATCCTCCTCTGTTCTGCTCTCTCAGCTGGTGACTTGGTACCTAAGTTGCTCCTCGTGTCCTTTGATGGCTTCAGGGCTGATTACTTGGAAACCTACAAACTTCCTCATCTCCAGGAATTCATTGAGGATGGTGTGCTTGTAAAAGAAGTCATTAACGCTTTCATCACCAAAACCTTTCCAAACCATTACACCATAGTGACCGGTTTGTATGAGGAAAGCCATGGCATTGTGGCTAATGACATGTACGATGCAGATGCCAAGAAAAAATTTTCACAGTTCAACGATTCAGATCCCTTCTGGTGGAATGAGGCAGTTCCAATTTGGGTAACAAATCAACAACAGGGAAAGGGAGCAAGTGCTGCTGCAATGTGGCCCGGTAGTGATGTAAAAATCAACAACACGACCCCTCATTTCTTCATGAAATACAACTTCTCAGTGAAGTTTGAGGAGAGAGTGGAGAGAATTGTTGAGTGGCTGAACAGTTCTGACCCAGTGGTCAATTTTGCCGTGCTCTACTGGGAAGAACCGGATGCAAGTGGGCACAAGTACGGCCCAAGCGACACCCAGAACATGCGCAGAGTGTTGGAAGAAGTGGATAAACATGTTGGATTCCTTATGAACAAACTGAAGGCGTCGGGCCTGTGGGACACTGTAAATGTCATAATAACAAGTGACCATGGAATGGCCTCCTGTTCTGCAGAGAAGCTGATTGTCCTGGATGAATGCCTTGGGCGCAGTAACTACACCCTGATAGACAGGACTCCTgttgctgcagtgctgccaagGCAAA ACAAAGAAGATGTGTATAACTTACTCAAAAATTGCAACAGTCACATGAAGGTTTatctgaaagaagaaattccaGACAGATTCCATTATCGCCATCACAAGAGAATCCAGCCCATAATTCTGGTTGCAGATGAAGGCTGGACAATCGTACAGAACGAGTCCCTTTCCAAGT TGGGGGACCACGGCTATGACAACGCCCTGCCCAGCATGCACCCGTTCCTGGCCGCGCGCGGTCCCGCCTTCCGGCGCGGCTACAGCCACGGCAGCCTGGACAACGTGGACATCTACCCCATGATGTGCCACGTGCTGGGGCTCGCCCCGCGGCCACACAACGGCACCTTCGCCAACACCAAGTGCCTGCTGGCTGACCAGTGGTGCATCAGTGTCCCTGAGGCCATTGGCATCGTCATCGGGGTTTTCATGGTCCTGAGCACTTTCACctgcatcatcatcatctccaAGAACAGAGTGGCTCCCTCCCGGCCCTTTGCCCGGCTCCAGTTACAGAGCGATGACGACGATCCTTTGATTGGATAG
- the ENPP5 gene encoding ectonucleotide pyrophosphatase/phosphodiesterase family member 5, whose product MLPQKRGQIPSRIAMSGYWKVLGIFLLSLPSALCLQPVQPRVLLVSFDGFRWDYIYRVATPNFHYAMKNGVHVRQVKNVFITKTYPNHYTLVTGLYAESHGIVANEMYDPVLNETFSLNKMNTHNSKFWEEASPIWVTNQREGHKSGAAMWPGTDVKIHGVLPTHYMPYNESVPFEDRVAKLIEWFTSEEPINFGLLYWEQPDEAGHVLGPENPLMEAIISDIDRKLGYLISELKKAKLWDVINVIITSDHGMSQSSSERLIELDQYVSRELYKVIDHSPAVAILPKEGKLDEVYEALAKAHPNMTVYKKEQIPDRFHYKHNRKIQPILAVADKGWEIVHNKTDGFLFGNHGYDNTVPEMHPIFLAVGPAFRKNATKQFMNATDLYPLLCHLLGINPLPNNGSFNAVKDILAEKVPGARRADSYSTVIGVFLGSLLVLVFTAVFVRHFVLAQANSMQIRHTEAAQPLLQG is encoded by the exons ATGTTGCCTCAGAAGAGGGGACAGATACCTTCCAGAATAGCCATGAGCGGTTATTGGAAAGTCCTGGGAATTTTCTTACTCTCTCTTCCAAGTGCACTGTGTCTCCAGCCAGTCCAGCCCAGAGTGCTGCTGGTGTCATTCGATGGCTTTCGGTGGGATTACATCTACAGAGTGGCCACTCCCAATTTTCACTATGCCATGAAGAACGGGGTGCACGTCAGGCAGGTGAAGAACGTGTTCATCACGAAGACGTACCCCAACCACTACACGCTGGTGACCGGGCTCTATGCTGAAAGCCACGGCATCGTCGCTAACGAGATGTATGACCCTGTCCTGAACGAAACCTTCTCCCTGAACAAAATGAACACCCACAACTCCAAGTTCTGGGAAGAGGCCAGTCCAATATGGGTGACGAACCAGAGGGAAGGACACAAATCTGGTGCTGCTATGTGGCCTGGAACAGATGTGAAGATACATGGAGTCTTGCCTACACATTACATGCCCTACAATGAATCTGTTCCCTTTGAAGACAGGGTAGCAAAGCTCATTGAGTGGTTTACATCAGAAGAGCCCATCAACTTTGGTCTCCTGTACTGGGAACAGCCTGATGAGGCGGGACACGTTCTGGGCCCAGAAAACCCACTTATGGAAGCGATAATCAGTGACATTGACAGAAAACTGGGATATCTCATTTCTGAACTGAAGAAGGCGAAGCTGTGGGATGTGATAAATGTCATAATCACAAGTGATCACGGAATGTCACAGTCGTCCTCAGAAAGGCTCATTGAGCTTGATCAGTATGTGAGCAGAGAGCTCTATAAAGTCATCGACCACTCTCCTGCAGTAGCCATTTTGCCAAAAGAAG gCAAACTGGATGAAGTATATGAAGCTTTGGCCAAAGCTCATCCCAACATGACTGTGTATAAAAAGGAGCAGATTCCAGATAGATTTCATTACAAACACAACAGGAAAATTCAGCCCATCTTAGCAGTGGCTGATAAAGGATGGGAGATTGTACATAACAAAACTGATGGTTTTCTAT TTGGTAATCATGGATATGACAACACTGTACCAGAAATGCATCCTATTTTTTTGGCAGTTGGACCTGCTTTCAGAAAGAATGCCACCAAACAATTCATGAATGCTACGGACTTGTACCCCTTACTGTGCCATCTGCTTGGCATCAACCCACTGCCCAACAATGGTTCCTTCAATGCTGTGAAGGATATACTTGCTGAGAAAGTTCCTGGAGCCCGTAGAGCAGATTCCTACTCAACTGTGATAGGAGTCTTCCTGGGCAGCttgcttgttttggtttttactgCAGTTTTTGTTAGGCATTTTGTCCTTGCCCAAGCAAATTCCATGCAAATCCGACACACTGAAGCTGCCCAGCCACTGCTGCAAGGTTAA